One region of Candidatus Acidiferrales bacterium genomic DNA includes:
- a CDS encoding LemA family protein has protein sequence MIGWIVLAAVVVVIFIVIGMYNGLIRLRVQCDNAWSDIDVQLKRRYDLIPNLVETVKGYAAHEKTTLEGVVQARNAAMAAQGPAAKADAENMLTGALRQLFALSEAYPQLRAVESFTQLQNTLNQLEDSIQNARRYYNAVVRDFNTKIAVFPSNIIAGMFNFKTREFFEVSAPAEREAPKVSFQAGAAQ, from the coding sequence ATGATTGGCTGGATTGTACTGGCGGCGGTAGTCGTCGTCATATTCATCGTCATTGGGATGTACAACGGGCTTATCCGGCTGCGCGTGCAATGCGACAATGCGTGGTCGGACATCGATGTGCAGCTCAAGCGGCGCTACGACTTGATCCCGAATCTGGTGGAGACGGTGAAGGGCTACGCGGCACACGAGAAAACGACGCTCGAAGGCGTGGTGCAGGCGCGCAACGCAGCGATGGCCGCGCAAGGGCCGGCGGCGAAAGCGGACGCGGAAAACATGCTGACAGGCGCGCTGCGGCAATTGTTTGCCCTGTCGGAAGCGTATCCGCAACTGCGCGCGGTGGAGAGCTTCACGCAACTGCAAAACACGCTGAACCAGCTCGAAGACAGCATTCAGAATGCGCGGCGCTACTACAACGCCGTGGTGCGCGACTTCAATACGAAGATCGCCGTGTTTCCGTCGAACATCATCGCGGGCATGTTCAATTTCAAGACGCGCGAGTTTTTCGAAGTCTCGGCGCCCGCTGAACGCGAAGCTCCAAAGGTCAGTTTCCAGGCAGGCGCAGCGCAGTAG
- a CDS encoding MarR family transcriptional regulator yields the protein MKTRTNKKFNYRALAEFRYEIRRFQNLSEQAARAAGIEPQQYQALLAIKGLPDASKATVGVLAERLQIQHHSAVELIDRLESHGHLKRTRSRADRRNVLLRLTHRGEEILRQIALFHRAELRSSGRTILRALETVMAHASREKHSGNDTAPRNSNARTRKSGK from the coding sequence TTGAAGACACGTACAAACAAAAAGTTCAATTACAGAGCGCTCGCCGAATTCCGTTACGAAATCCGGCGCTTCCAGAATTTGAGCGAACAGGCCGCCCGCGCGGCGGGCATTGAGCCGCAGCAGTATCAGGCCCTGCTTGCCATCAAGGGCCTTCCGGACGCGTCGAAAGCGACCGTTGGAGTGCTTGCCGAAAGGCTGCAAATTCAGCATCACAGCGCCGTGGAACTCATCGACCGTCTCGAATCGCACGGCCATCTGAAGCGAACGCGCAGTCGCGCCGATCGTCGCAACGTCCTTTTGCGCCTCACGCATCGCGGCGAAGAAATCCTGAGGCAGATTGCCCTTTTTCACCGCGCCGAGCTGCGCTCCTCCGGACGCACGATTCTTCGGGCGCTGGAGACCGTTATGGCGCACGCGTCAAGAGAAAAGCATTCGGGAAACGATACCGCTCCCAGAAACTCAAACGCGCGCACAAGAAAATCGGGCAAATAG
- a CDS encoding oligopeptide transporter, OPT family, protein MASKPWSSIAPPGEFHPYIPPEKTIAEFTPRAIILGIFAGLFFGAITVYVGLRAGLTVSASIPIAVLSISILRAFGKSTILENNIVQTTGSAGESIAGGVIFTLPALIFLGFPLQYWTVFFLALLGGWLGVLFMIPLRRQLIVKEHGNLLYPEGTACADVLVAGDKGGSFAGRVFLGFGLGGLYAFLMETMGFWPDTPEYRPGWLPGASFRANITPEYMGVGYIIGPRVAGLLFAGGVFSWLVLMPAIKFFGGMMTHPLFPGLIPIGQMTPDDLYRAYIRPMGAGAVAASGVITLFKTMPTIVTALRAGLKDVRKSRAVESAINAVSRVERDFSMKIVALGSLAVVAMMWALLTWRPIPGAKTGLLSNLIAAVFVVIFGFLFVTVSSRICGLIGNSSNPISGMAIATLMATCAMFLVAGWTGGAFSALAITIGGVVCVASSNAGGTSQDLKTGYLVGATPSRQQLALMIGVMTSVFAVGGTLNLMNVGLEEYKPVQIAVNVNQLPSGVSIENQSFTHAGKAYVLLNAIGSHVVPDGNYLYDSATHEIDLQWVHGIGSEKASAPQARLMATVINGILQRQLPWRLVLVGVFLVITVELLGVRSLPFAVGAYLPVDTTMAMFAGGVIRWLAERGMKKKDEAGSEIGPGPLFASGLIAGGGIFGLLGIVIYLFGDPNFKYHFLPEHFLHAGPQVLGALASSRLFGVIMFALLGASQFYYARRKMD, encoded by the coding sequence GTGGCCTCAAAACCGTGGAGCTCGATTGCACCGCCGGGCGAGTTCCATCCGTACATTCCCCCTGAGAAAACGATTGCGGAATTTACTCCGCGAGCCATCATCCTCGGAATCTTCGCGGGCCTTTTTTTTGGCGCGATCACGGTTTACGTCGGCCTGCGCGCCGGGCTGACGGTTTCCGCGTCAATTCCCATCGCTGTTCTGTCGATCAGCATTCTTCGCGCCTTCGGCAAATCGACGATCCTCGAAAATAACATCGTACAGACGACCGGGTCGGCGGGAGAATCGATCGCCGGCGGCGTGATTTTCACTCTTCCCGCGCTGATTTTTTTGGGATTTCCGCTGCAGTATTGGACTGTCTTCTTTCTCGCATTGCTGGGCGGCTGGCTTGGCGTTTTGTTCATGATTCCGCTGCGGCGGCAGCTCATCGTGAAGGAGCATGGAAACCTTCTTTATCCCGAAGGCACGGCGTGTGCGGATGTGCTGGTCGCAGGAGACAAGGGCGGATCGTTCGCGGGGCGCGTTTTCCTGGGTTTTGGCCTCGGCGGATTGTACGCATTCCTGATGGAGACGATGGGATTCTGGCCGGATACGCCGGAGTACCGGCCCGGCTGGCTCCCTGGCGCTTCTTTCCGCGCCAACATCACGCCGGAATATATGGGCGTCGGGTACATCATCGGTCCGCGAGTCGCGGGATTGCTTTTTGCGGGCGGCGTGTTTTCGTGGCTCGTTCTGATGCCGGCGATCAAATTTTTCGGTGGGATGATGACGCACCCGCTTTTCCCCGGACTGATTCCCATTGGACAAATGACGCCGGATGATTTGTATCGCGCGTACATCAGGCCGATGGGCGCGGGCGCTGTGGCTGCGTCGGGCGTGATCACGCTTTTCAAGACGATGCCGACGATTGTCACCGCACTGCGCGCGGGGCTGAAAGATGTGCGCAAGAGCCGCGCGGTGGAATCGGCAATCAACGCGGTCAGCCGCGTGGAGCGGGATTTCTCCATGAAGATCGTCGCGCTGGGGTCGCTTGCGGTCGTCGCCATGATGTGGGCGCTCCTGACGTGGCGGCCCATCCCGGGAGCGAAGACGGGGCTTCTTTCGAATTTGATCGCCGCGGTTTTTGTTGTGATTTTCGGATTTTTGTTCGTCACCGTTTCTTCGCGCATCTGCGGGTTGATTGGAAATTCCTCGAACCCCATCAGTGGAATGGCGATTGCCACGCTCATGGCCACGTGCGCGATGTTTCTAGTTGCGGGATGGACGGGCGGAGCTTTTTCCGCGCTGGCTATCACGATCGGCGGCGTGGTTTGCGTCGCGTCTTCGAATGCGGGCGGCACATCGCAGGATTTGAAGACGGGCTACCTGGTCGGCGCGACTCCCTCGCGGCAACAACTGGCGCTGATGATCGGCGTCATGACGTCCGTTTTCGCCGTCGGCGGGACTCTGAACCTGATGAACGTGGGCCTCGAGGAATATAAGCCGGTGCAGATCGCTGTTAACGTAAACCAACTCCCCTCAGGCGTGAGCATCGAAAACCAAAGCTTCACGCACGCGGGAAAGGCTTATGTTTTGCTCAACGCCATTGGGTCGCACGTCGTGCCAGACGGGAATTATCTCTACGACTCAGCCACGCACGAGATCGATCTGCAATGGGTGCACGGCATCGGGAGCGAGAAGGCCTCGGCACCGCAGGCGCGTCTGATGGCCACGGTCATCAACGGCATATTGCAACGGCAACTGCCATGGCGGCTTGTGCTGGTGGGCGTTTTTCTGGTCATTACGGTCGAGTTGCTCGGCGTGCGGTCGCTTCCATTCGCCGTCGGTGCATATCTGCCCGTCGACACAACAATGGCCATGTTTGCAGGAGGCGTGATTCGCTGGCTCGCGGAACGCGGAATGAAGAAAAAGGATGAGGCGGGGAGCGAAATCGGGCCGGGACCGCTCTTTGCCAGCGGCTTGATCGCCGGAGGCGGAATTTTCGGGCTACTCGGGATCGTCATTTATCTTTTTGGCGATCCCAATTTCAAATATCACTTCTTGCCCGAGCATTTCCTTCACGCCGGGCCGCAAGTCCTCGGTGCCCTGGCCTCCAGCCGCCTCTTTGGCGTGATCATGTTTGCGCTTCTCGGCGCTTCACAATTCTATTATGCCCGCCGCAAGATGGATTGA
- a CDS encoding AAA family ATPase: protein MKLALIGTHGVGKTTLAYEICSLLKKAGENVELVTEVARRSPFPVNAATTLEGQLWILHAQIAAELDASRNAPHVVCDRSVLDNYCYLVNKFGRQRQLEAWLGWWMKTYDLLAGVPPSGAEIQPDGFRSEDRAFQRRIHELLNELLGDVAFSGVAERAAWLDGHSRHEWAERVFALALPIARGAAPHRAAP, encoded by the coding sequence TTGAAGCTGGCACTGATCGGTACACACGGCGTGGGGAAGACGACGCTCGCATACGAAATCTGTTCGCTGCTGAAAAAAGCGGGAGAAAATGTGGAGCTCGTGACGGAAGTCGCGCGACGGTCGCCATTTCCCGTGAACGCGGCGACAACGCTCGAAGGCCAGCTCTGGATTCTTCATGCGCAGATTGCCGCGGAGCTGGATGCATCAAGGAACGCGCCACACGTCGTCTGCGATCGCTCCGTGCTCGACAATTACTGCTATCTGGTGAACAAATTCGGCCGCCAGAGGCAGCTGGAAGCGTGGCTCGGCTGGTGGATGAAGACATACGATCTTCTTGCCGGCGTCCCACCCTCCGGCGCGGAGATTCAGCCGGATGGATTTCGTTCGGAGGACCGCGCTTTCCAGCGGCGCATTCACGAACTGCTGAACGAACTACTTGGCGATGTGGCATTTTCGGGCGTTGCCGAACGCGCTGCGTGGCTCGATGGCCACAGCCGCCATGAGTGGGCGGAGCGCGTCTTTGCACTGGCGCTGCCGATCGCGCGTGGAGCCGCGCCGCACAGGGCGGCTCCGTAA
- a CDS encoding GatB/YqeY domain-containing protein, which translates to MSLTERIQRELTAAMKEKDELRLSVLRMVKSALKNKEIEKMRPLDDLEALQTLQTLVKQRRESVEQFTKGGRSDLAEKEAKEIAIIESYLPPAPTDAEIARAVEEAIADTEADSLKQMGAVIKAARTRLEGKAVDGKALSDKVREKLSSKS; encoded by the coding sequence ATGAGCCTGACCGAACGCATACAGCGCGAGTTGACCGCAGCGATGAAGGAAAAGGATGAGCTGCGCCTGAGCGTCCTGCGGATGGTAAAGTCCGCGCTCAAAAACAAAGAAATCGAGAAAATGCGGCCGCTCGACGATCTGGAAGCGCTGCAAACGCTGCAAACCCTCGTGAAGCAGCGGCGGGAGTCCGTGGAGCAATTTACAAAAGGCGGCCGCAGCGATCTGGCCGAAAAAGAAGCCAAGGAAATAGCGATTATCGAAAGCTACTTGCCACCGGCACCGACAGATGCGGAAATTGCGCGCGCGGTCGAGGAAGCCATTGCCGACACGGAAGCGGATTCGCTGAAACAGATGGGCGCGGTGATCAAGGCCGCGCGGACGCGGCTGGAAGGCAAGGCGGTCGACGGCAAGGCTCTGAGCGATAAAGTGCGCGAAAAGCTGTCGTCAAAAAGCTAG
- a CDS encoding GNAT family N-acetyltransferase produces MKKTANPCDAKIRAAELRDASALAVLAGQLGYSSTREQVEARLRKMSGNPERVVLVAEFSDGTLAGYADLFLFHTVGADVRVEVGGLVVGEASRSHGIGAMLMARAEDWAREKGCSVIGLRSNVIRDGAHRFYENLGYCVNKTQKSFRKTL; encoded by the coding sequence ATGAAAAAAACTGCAAATCCTTGCGATGCCAAAATCCGCGCCGCGGAACTCCGGGATGCATCTGCCTTGGCTGTCCTTGCCGGGCAGCTCGGTTACTCCTCCACGCGCGAGCAAGTCGAAGCGCGTCTGCGGAAGATGTCCGGCAACCCTGAGCGCGTCGTTCTTGTCGCCGAGTTCTCGGATGGCACGCTTGCGGGCTACGCCGACTTATTTCTCTTTCACACAGTCGGCGCAGATGTCCGCGTCGAAGTCGGCGGACTCGTAGTGGGCGAAGCGTCGCGTTCGCACGGGATTGGTGCCATGCTCATGGCCCGCGCGGAAGATTGGGCGCGCGAAAAGGGCTGTTCGGTTATTGGCTTGCGGTCCAACGTGATTCGCGATGGCGCGCACCGTTTCTATGAAAACCTGGGCTACTGCGTTAATAAAACTCAGAAATCATTCCGCAAGACTCTCTGA
- a CDS encoding chloride channel protein, which produces MAKAQVALPESGTGGTFRIGFISLLAALIGIIAGVIAYILYDLIGLFTNLSYYHTLSFHFRSPEGTHLGYWVILIPVIGGLIVGVMAKYGSAKIKGHGIPEAMEAVLTARSRIEAKVAILKPLSAAIAIGTGGPFGAEGPIIQTGGAVGSLVGQFIATTASERKVLLACGAGAGMAATFNTPIAGVILAIELLLFEFRARSFIPLVIATTIATFVRSVLLGQHSMFSMDPNVNFDALHGLPWYLLLGVICGFAAIGFTKFLYWTEDLFDRLPIDDLWHPAIGAFFLGVIGFFIPRVLGVGYGTISDILHNNLALKVLVLLMIFKAVALVISLGSGTSGGLLAPMFMSSAALGGVFAMIINHFIPGAHLSPGAYALVAMGAVFGAAARATFALIVFAFEITRDYNSVLPLMITCVIADMIAIRYLPSSIMTEKLTRRGLTVPTDFEVGVLNVVKVSEVMRTDVPSIRPEMTVGELADRMGRGDSGFNMIQGLPICGPDGKLVGIVTQGDLLRALKIDSSGKIKVIDAGGRTPIVAYPDERAFDALYRMLQNNIGRLPVVSRDGTQKLVGYLNRSSILGAWTRQIEDESLREHGWIDAILRTGEYTRHTERRLLVGMVADLQEAKLELDVTSDGRVQRFLFKLSEPLPGIAVGDVVKVTYVEGTDGRIIQRVEELRAR; this is translated from the coding sequence GTGGCAAAAGCACAAGTTGCGCTTCCAGAATCGGGGACCGGCGGTACCTTCCGGATCGGGTTCATTTCGCTTCTCGCCGCGCTCATCGGCATCATCGCCGGCGTCATCGCATACATTCTCTATGATCTAATTGGCCTCTTCACGAATCTTTCCTACTACCACACACTGTCATTCCATTTCCGAAGTCCTGAAGGAACGCACCTGGGTTACTGGGTGATTCTCATTCCGGTGATCGGCGGTTTGATTGTTGGCGTGATGGCGAAGTACGGCTCGGCAAAGATCAAAGGCCACGGCATTCCGGAAGCCATGGAAGCCGTGTTGACGGCCAGAAGCCGAATCGAAGCGAAAGTTGCGATCTTAAAGCCGCTTTCCGCCGCCATCGCCATCGGTACCGGAGGTCCATTCGGCGCGGAAGGGCCAATCATTCAGACCGGAGGGGCGGTCGGTTCGCTTGTCGGTCAGTTCATCGCCACCACCGCTTCCGAACGCAAAGTCCTCCTCGCCTGCGGAGCCGGCGCCGGCATGGCGGCGACCTTCAACACTCCTATCGCCGGCGTGATTCTTGCTATTGAGCTGCTTCTTTTCGAGTTTCGCGCCCGCTCCTTCATTCCTCTGGTCATCGCGACGACTATCGCGACCTTCGTTCGTTCCGTCCTTCTCGGCCAACACTCCATGTTCTCTATGGACCCCAACGTCAACTTCGACGCCCTTCACGGCCTGCCTTGGTATCTTCTTCTCGGCGTCATTTGCGGCTTCGCCGCGATTGGCTTCACGAAATTCCTCTACTGGACAGAGGATCTCTTCGATCGTCTTCCGATCGATGACCTTTGGCATCCCGCTATCGGCGCATTTTTCCTCGGCGTAATCGGCTTTTTTATTCCTCGTGTGCTCGGCGTTGGTTACGGCACAATTTCCGACATTCTTCACAACAATCTCGCCCTGAAAGTTCTTGTCCTCCTTATGATCTTCAAAGCCGTGGCGCTTGTGATTTCCCTCGGTTCTGGAACCTCCGGCGGATTGTTGGCCCCCATGTTTATGTCGAGCGCTGCTCTGGGCGGCGTTTTTGCGATGATCATCAATCATTTTATTCCCGGAGCGCATTTGTCTCCCGGAGCGTATGCGCTCGTCGCTATGGGAGCGGTATTTGGCGCGGCCGCGCGGGCCACATTCGCGTTGATCGTTTTCGCTTTTGAGATCACGCGAGATTACAACTCCGTCTTGCCGTTAATGATTACCTGCGTAATCGCAGACATGATTGCAATCCGCTACTTGCCGAGTTCCATCATGACCGAGAAGCTTACGCGCCGCGGCTTGACAGTCCCCACAGACTTTGAAGTCGGCGTGCTGAATGTCGTCAAGGTGAGTGAAGTCATGCGCACGGATGTTCCTTCGATCCGGCCGGAAATGACCGTTGGTGAACTAGCTGACCGCATGGGACGCGGCGATTCCGGATTCAACATGATTCAGGGCCTGCCGATCTGCGGGCCCGATGGCAAGCTTGTCGGCATCGTTACGCAGGGAGACTTACTGCGCGCCTTGAAGATCGATTCCTCGGGGAAAATCAAAGTAATAGACGCTGGGGGGAGAACACCCATCGTCGCATACCCGGATGAGCGCGCCTTCGACGCACTCTACCGCATGTTGCAAAATAATATCGGCCGCTTGCCCGTTGTCAGCCGTGACGGCACGCAAAAATTGGTGGGCTATTTGAATCGCTCAAGCATCTTGGGCGCCTGGACGCGCCAGATTGAAGATGAGAGTCTGCGCGAGCACGGGTGGATCGACGCGATCCTCCGAACCGGCGAATATACCCGGCATACCGAACGCCGCTTGCTGGTGGGAATGGTCGCCGATTTACAAGAAGCAAAGCTGGAATTGGATGTGACTTCCGATGGGCGAGTGCAGCGGTTCCTCTTTAAGCTGAGTGAGCCGTTGCCGGGGATTGCGGTTGGAGACGTGGTAAAAGTCACCTATGTAGAAGGAACGGACGGAAGAATCATACAGCGCGTGGAGGAATTGCGCGCGCGCTGA
- a CDS encoding MFS transporter, producing the protein MNTPSRNATARDTRWFTRAVLGIGLANLFSDWGHEAATALLPALLALVGAPAIALGAIEGVADGLSSFCKLAGGWIADRPRWRKPVASSGYVVVGLTTFAYSLAQSWPAVLVLRALGWAGRGGKSPSRDALLADGVAAEQLGRAFGFERAMDTVGAIAGPLTAVALVSISGVRAALRWTIVPGLLAAICFLWLVPAGKSLTAHTPFGFFHSLARLPRNFRLFLAGVFAHGIGDFAPTLLILRAGQILAPHYGATRASALAIGLYTFHNVVFAAVSYPVGALADRAGKRKILAFGYAIGALMCVGFVFAPADLKWLVILFGLAGVHMATEQATEKSLAAELVTPEIRGTGFGVLATVNGLGDFVSSLVVGALWSAVAPAAGFYFGAGFMILGAGFVYFLR; encoded by the coding sequence GTGAACACCCCATCCAGAAACGCTACGGCACGAGACACTCGCTGGTTCACGCGCGCAGTTCTCGGCATCGGGCTCGCAAATCTTTTCTCCGATTGGGGACACGAAGCTGCAACAGCGCTACTTCCCGCGCTGCTGGCGCTCGTCGGCGCACCGGCCATTGCACTCGGCGCAATCGAAGGCGTCGCGGACGGCCTCTCGAGCTTTTGCAAACTGGCCGGCGGGTGGATCGCCGACCGGCCGCGCTGGCGCAAGCCCGTCGCATCGAGCGGATACGTCGTTGTCGGGCTTACGACGTTTGCCTACAGCCTCGCGCAAAGCTGGCCGGCGGTGCTCGTGCTGCGCGCGCTCGGCTGGGCGGGACGCGGGGGAAAAAGCCCGTCGCGCGACGCGCTGCTCGCCGATGGCGTTGCGGCGGAGCAACTGGGCCGCGCGTTTGGATTTGAACGCGCGATGGACACCGTCGGTGCCATTGCCGGACCGCTCACTGCCGTGGCGCTCGTTTCGATTTCGGGCGTGCGAGCTGCCTTGCGATGGACGATTGTGCCGGGGCTGCTGGCCGCGATTTGCTTTCTTTGGCTCGTGCCCGCGGGGAAATCTCTGACCGCGCACACGCCTTTTGGTTTTTTTCACAGCCTGGCGCGACTGCCGCGAAATTTCCGGCTTTTTCTCGCGGGCGTTTTTGCGCACGGCATCGGCGACTTCGCGCCGACGCTGCTCATTCTGCGAGCCGGACAGATTCTCGCGCCGCACTATGGTGCGACGCGGGCATCTGCGCTGGCCATCGGTCTTTACACGTTCCATAACGTTGTTTTTGCCGCGGTATCGTACCCCGTGGGCGCACTTGCGGATCGCGCGGGAAAGAGAAAAATTCTTGCGTTCGGGTATGCAATCGGCGCGCTGATGTGCGTGGGCTTTGTTTTTGCGCCGGCAGATTTGAAGTGGCTGGTGATTTTATTCGGGCTGGCCGGTGTTCACATGGCCACGGAGCAGGCGACCGAAAAATCGCTGGCTGCGGAACTGGTGACGCCGGAGATACGCGGCACGGGTTTCGGCGTGCTGGCGACGGTCAACGGACTCGGCGATTTCGTTTCGAGCCTGGTGGTTGGGGCGCTGTGGAGCGCCGTCGCGCCAGCGGCGGGATTCTATTTCGGCGCAGGATTCATGATTTTGGGCGCAGGGTTCGTTTACTTTCTACGCTGA
- a CDS encoding DUF2207 domain-containing protein, translating into MMRKLRRAAIYLAILLAAALTAARPAAARQLTIQNFNVQISVHADSTIEVTETLDVRFEGSWNGIYRTIPVEYHDSLGFTYSLFLEVQSVTDASGNDLRYEVSSHGQYKQLKIYVSNAVNATRTIVIRYRTLRALRYFPDHDELYWNITGNEWQMPIENATARIELPAGVTGLHAQAFTGAYGARGQQADVKVAGNVVEIRTERELAPQEGLTAAVGWDKGFTNEPGIVAQTILFLRANWPLFIPILAFFLMGWLWYSKGRDPRRNAITVQYEPPDSMSPAECGTLVDNEVAMRDITATIVDLAVRGYLTIEQQDHSEMMGMVHHKNYIFHRTKPATEWTSLKPHEQVLLTGFFDDGATDQVSLADLQNSFYVNLPPLRNRVFEALMSDGYYLRRPDQLRQGFIGAALIIGFGGFFAAGFLSNATGVSFVTVVVAGILTAAIVGGFGYFMSARSVPGERELEKVLGFEDFLSRVEKDRIERIEKTPEMFEKYLPYAMALRVEKKWAGAFQDICKQPPQWYSGPYGGGFQTFLLINELNFMSMQAGAAMASTPRSAGGGGIGGSGFGGGGFSGGGFGGGGGGGF; encoded by the coding sequence ATGATGCGCAAGCTCCGCCGGGCCGCAATTTATCTCGCCATTCTGCTCGCTGCCGCGCTGACGGCGGCGCGTCCTGCTGCGGCACGGCAACTCACGATTCAAAATTTCAACGTTCAGATTAGTGTGCATGCGGATTCGACGATCGAGGTCACGGAAACGCTGGATGTGCGATTTGAAGGCTCGTGGAATGGCATCTATCGCACGATTCCGGTCGAATACCACGATTCGCTGGGATTCACGTATTCGCTTTTCCTCGAAGTGCAGAGCGTGACGGACGCTTCGGGAAATGATCTGAGATATGAAGTCAGCAGCCACGGGCAATACAAGCAACTGAAGATTTACGTGTCCAATGCGGTGAACGCGACGCGCACGATTGTGATTCGTTATCGGACGCTGCGCGCGCTGCGATATTTTCCGGATCATGACGAGCTCTACTGGAACATCACAGGCAACGAATGGCAGATGCCGATCGAAAACGCCACGGCGCGCATCGAGCTGCCCGCAGGTGTGACGGGGCTGCACGCGCAAGCGTTCACGGGAGCATACGGCGCGCGGGGGCAGCAGGCGGATGTGAAGGTGGCGGGAAATGTGGTCGAGATCCGCACCGAGCGCGAGCTGGCGCCGCAGGAGGGGCTGACCGCAGCAGTCGGCTGGGACAAAGGATTTACGAATGAGCCGGGAATTGTGGCGCAGACGATTCTTTTTTTGCGCGCGAACTGGCCGCTGTTTATTCCCATCCTCGCATTTTTCCTGATGGGCTGGCTGTGGTATTCGAAAGGACGCGACCCGCGGCGAAATGCGATTACCGTGCAATATGAGCCGCCCGATAGCATGAGCCCGGCGGAGTGCGGGACGCTCGTTGACAATGAAGTGGCCATGCGCGACATCACGGCGACGATCGTGGACCTGGCTGTGCGGGGATATTTGACCATCGAGCAACAGGACCACAGCGAGATGATGGGGATGGTCCATCATAAGAATTACATTTTCCATCGCACGAAGCCGGCGACGGAATGGACCAGCTTGAAACCGCATGAACAAGTTTTATTGACGGGATTTTTCGACGATGGCGCGACGGATCAGGTCTCACTGGCGGATTTGCAGAATAGTTTTTACGTGAATCTGCCGCCGTTGCGGAACCGCGTCTTTGAAGCACTGATGAGCGACGGTTACTATTTGCGACGGCCGGATCAGTTGCGTCAGGGGTTCATCGGCGCGGCATTAATCATCGGATTCGGCGGATTTTTCGCGGCAGGATTTCTGTCGAACGCCACAGGCGTTTCGTTCGTGACAGTAGTGGTCGCGGGGATTTTGACGGCGGCGATCGTGGGCGGATTCGGATATTTCATGTCCGCACGATCGGTTCCGGGCGAACGCGAGCTCGAAAAAGTGCTGGGATTCGAGGATTTTCTGAGCCGCGTGGAAAAGGATCGCATCGAGCGCATCGAAAAGACGCCGGAAATGTTCGAAAAATATTTGCCGTACGCGATGGCGCTGCGCGTGGAGAAAAAATGGGCGGGCGCGTTTCAGGACATCTGCAAACAGCCGCCGCAATGGTATTCGGGGCCGTACGGCGGCGGGTTTCAGACGTTTCTGCTCATCAACGAACTGAATTTCATGTCCATGCAGGCGGGAGCCGCGATGGCTTCGACGCCGCGCAGCGCGGGAGGCGGTGGGATCGGCGGATCGGGATTCGGCGGGGGAGGATTTTCCGGCGGCGGATTCGGAGGCGGCGGGGGAGGCGGATTTTAA